The genomic window CGAAGTGCGCCGAGACCCTGCGGTCGGCCGTCACCACGGTCCAGCGGTCGGGCATGGTGCGCACCCCGGCCACGCCCAGGTTGAACATGGGCTCGATGGCCAGCACCATCCCCTCGGCCAGCTTGAGCCCCTTCCCCCGCCTGCCGAAGTTGGGCACCTGCGGCTCCTCGTGCGGCTTGCGCCCCACCCCGTGCCCCACCAGCTCGCGCACCACGCCGTAGCCGGCCGCGTCGGCCACCTCCTGGATCGCCGCGCCCACGTCGCCCAGCCGGTGGCCGGGGCGCGTCTCGGCGATCCCGCGGTACAGGGCGGCCCGCGTGCGCTCCAGCAGCTCGGCGACCTCCGGCTTCACCTCGCCCACGGGGAGCGTGAGCGCCGCGTCGGCGTAGAAGCCCTCCAGCTTCACCCCGCAGTCGATGCTCACCACGTCGCCCTCGGCGAGGCGCCGCCGGTGCGAGGGGATGCCGTGCACCACCTCGTGGTTTACGCTGGTGCAGAGCGTGGCCGGGAAGCCGTAGAGCCCCTTGAACGCCGGCTCCGCGCCCGCGTGCGAGCGGATGAAGTCCTCGGCGAAGCGGTCCAGCTCGCCCGTGCTGACGCCGGGGCGCACCTGTCCGGGCGCGACCGCGTACAGCGCGGCCAGGATGCGCCCGGCCCGCGCGATCACGTCGATCTCGTCCGGCGCGTACAGCGTGATCACCGCCCCAGCAGCCTCAGGATGTCGCCCTGCACCGCCTCGATCGGGCGGTCGCCGTCCACCGTGTGCACGGGCACCCCCGCGGCGCGGTAGTGCTCCACCAGCGGCGCCGTGCTCGCGCGGTACACCTCCAGCCGCCTGCGCACCGTGTCCTCGCGGTCGTCGTCGCGCTGCACCACCCGGGGCGCCACCTCGGGCGGCGGCGGGTTGTGCTCCACGTGGTAGACCGTGCCCGTCTCCGGGTCGGTGCGCCGCCCGCTCATGCGGCGGACGATCGCCTCGTCGGCCACCTCCAGGTAGACCACCGCGCCGATCCGGCGCCCCGCGTCGGCCAGCAGCCGGTCGAGCTGCCCGGCCTGCGCGGCGTTGCGCGGGTAGCCGTCGAACACCGCCCCGCCGGCCGCGTCGGGCCGGGCCAGGCGCTCGCGCACCATCCCCAGGATCACGTCGTCGGGGACCAGCCCGCCCGTGTCCATGACGGCCTTGGCGCGCCGGCCCAGCTCCGTCCCGGCGCGCACCGCGTCGCGGAGCATGTCGCCGGTGGCGATCTTGGGGACGCCCAGCTTCTCCGCAAGCAAGACGCCCTGGGTGCCCTTGCCGGCCCCCGGGGCGCCGAGGAGGATCACGTCCATTCCGACTTCAGTGCCGAAGTGCCCAGTGCCGAGCGCCCAGCGCACAAGTGCCCGGTTCCGCAGCGAAGCTCACTGGGCACTGGGCACTTGTACCTGGGCACTGCCGTTTAGATGTAGCGCTGCTGCCGGCCGCGGAACTTCACGCGGCCCTTCTTCATGAAGCCGTCGTAGCGCCGCAGCAGGAGGTGCTGCTGCATCTGCTGCACGGTGTCGAGCGCCACGCCCACCACGATCAGCAGCCCCGTGCCGCCCAGCACCCGCGAGAGCCCGGCCACCCCGAAGGCGTTCAGGACCATCGAGGGGACGATGGCGATCGCCGCCAGGAAGAGGGCCCCGGGGAGCGAGATGCGCGTCATCACCCGGTCGATGTACTCGGCCGTGCGCGCGCCCGGCTTCACGCCGGGGACGAAGGCGCCCTGCTTCTTCAGGTTCTCCGCGATGTCAACCGGGTTGTAGATGATCGCGGTGTAGAAGTAGGTGAAGAAGATGATCAGCAGCGTGAACACGGCGTAGTACGGCACGCTGTTCACGTCGAACCAGCGCGCGAAGCGCTGCAGCGCCCCGCCCCCGGCGAAGGTGGCCGCCGTGGCCGGCAGGATCATGATCGACTGCGCGAAGATGATCGGCATCACGCCGGCCATGTTCAGCCGGAGCGGGATGAACGACTTCTGCCCCTGCCGGATGCGCCCCCGCCCCATCACCTTCTGCGGGATCTGCACCGGGATCTTGCGCATGGCCATGGTGATGGCCACGGTCCCCGCGATGGTCACCGCCATCATGGCGAGGAGCACCACCACGGCGATCGGCTGCACGCCGCCGTTGGCCACCAGGCGGCCCGTCTCGTACAGCGCGGAGGGGAGCGCCTCGACGATCCCGAAGAAGATCATCAGGCTCATCCCGTTGCCGATGCCGCGCTCGGTGATCTGCTCGCCCAGCCACATGATGAACACCGCGCCCGTGGTGAGCGTCAGGATCATCACGATGCGGAAGCCCCACCCGGGGTTGACCACCGCCTGCGGCACCTGCGTCTCCAGGAACATGGCGTAGCCGTACGCCTGGAAGACGGAGAGCAGCACGGTGGCGTAGCGGGTGTACTGCGTGAGCTTCTTGCGCCCCTCCTCGCCCTCCTTCTGCATCTTCTCGATGCTGGGCACCACCGTGGCCAGCAGCTGGAACATGATGCTGGCCGAGATGTAGGGCATGATCCCGAGGGCGAAGACCGTGGCCTTGGACAGGCCGCCCCCGACGAACATGTCGTAGATCCCGAACGCGGTGCCGGCCAGGCGCCCCGCGTACTCGCGCAGCGCCACCACGTCGATCCACGGCGCCGTGACGTGGGCGCCGATCCGGTAGATGAACAGGCAGAGGAGCGTGAAAAGGATCTTCTCCTTCAGCTCCGGGATCCGGAACAGGTTCGCGACGGGGTTCGCCATGGTCAGACGATCTCCTGCACGGTGCCGCCGAGGCCCTCGATCTTCTCGCGGGCGGCCCGGCTGAAGCGGTGCGCGCTGACGTTCACCTTACGGGTGAGGTCGCCCGTGCCCAGCACCTTCACCGGGCGGCGGGCGTGGCCGATCAGCCCGTGCGCCTTCAGGGTGTCGGGGGTCACGTCGCCCTCGGGGATCGCCTCGAGCTGCCAGAGGTTCACCACCTGGTACTCGGTGCGCTCCAGCGGCGTGAAGCCGCGCTTGGGAAGGCGCCGCTGCAGCGGCATCTGGCCGCCCTCGAAGTGCGGCTTGCCGCCGCCGGGGCCGCTGTGGCCGGCGCGGGCCTTGGAGCCCTTGTGCCCCTTGCCGGCCGTCTTCCCCTGGCCGGAGCCGGGGCCGCGTCCCAGCCGCTTCCGGTCGCGGTGCGAGCCGGCGGGGCGGGACAGGTTGCTGAGGTCAGCCATGTCACTGCTCCTGGGCGTCCTCCACCCTCACCAGGTGGCGGACCTGAAAGATCATGCCGCGGATCGCGTCGTTGTCTTCCTGCACGACGCTCCGCTGGTGCCTGAGGCCGAGCGCCTGAAGCGTCTTGCGGTGCTTCTCCGGCGCGCCCACCCCGCTCTTGGTCTGGGTGATCTTGATCTTAGCCACGGGCCCCTCCCAGCGCCTCCACCGGCACGCCGCGCTCCACCGCCAGCTGCTCGCGGGTGGTGAGCTTGGTCAGCGCGTCCATGGTGGCCAGCACCATGTTGAAGGGGTTGTTGCTCCCCAGGCTCTTGGTGAGGATGTCGTGGATCCCCACGCACTCCAGCACCGCCCGCACGGCGCCGCCGGCGATCACGCCGGTGCCGGGCGCCGCGGGGCGCAGCAGCACGCGGCCCGCGCCCGCCTCGCCCACCACGTCGTGCGGCAGCGTCCCGTGCGTCACCGGCACGCGCACCATGGCCCGGCGCGCCGAGTCGATGGCCTTGCGCACCGCCTCGGAGACCTCGTTGGCCTTCCCCGTCCCCACGCCCACCTTCCCCGCCTGGTCGCCCACGGCCACCAGCGCGGTGAAGGAGAACCGCCGGCCGCCCTTCACCACCTTGGCCACGCGGTTGATGTGGATGACGTTCTCCTTGAGGTCGCTCCCCTGGCGCTCGTCGCGCCGGCCGCCGTCGCGGCGCTCGCCGCCGCGGCCGCGGCGGCCCTCGCGCTCGTCGCCGCCGCCCTGGCCGCCGCCCTGCGCGCCGAAGCCGCCGCCGCGCCCGCGCCCGGCACCGCCGCCCGGGCCGCCCCGGCCCCGGCCGCCACCGCCGCCGCCGCGCCCGCCGCGGCCCCCGCCGCCGCCGCTCTGTCTGTGCTCCGCCATGCTCGCTCCTTTAGAACTCGAGGCCGCCCTCGCGGGCGCCCTCGGCGAAGGCCTTCACGCGGCCGTGGTACAGGTAGCCGCCGCGGTCGAACACCACCGCGGTCACGCCGGCCTCGCGGGCCTGGCCGGCCAGCAGCTTGCCGGCCTCGCGGCTCGCGTCGCTCTTGGTCAGCTCGCCCCGGCGCTCGCGCAGCGCCGGCGAGTTCGTCGAAATGCCCACGATGGTGCGGCCGGCCACGTCGTCGACCACCTGCCCCTCGATGTGGTTGAGGGAGCGGTAGACGACCAGGCGCGGGCGCTCGGGGGTGCCGTGGACCTTGCCGCGCACCCGGCGGTGGCGGCGGACGCGCTTCTCCTCGCGCGTCCTGGCCCGGATCCGTGCTCTCGCCATTGGTTCCTCTGGTTGACTATGCGATGATCGGCCGCTGGGCGCGGGCGGCTACTTGCCGCCCGCCTTGCCCGCCTTGCGGCGGATCACCTCGCCCTGGTACTTGATGCCCTTGCCCTTGTACGGCTCGGGCGGACGCAGGCTGCGGATCTCGGCCGCCACCTGCCCCACCACCTCCTTGTCGGTCCCCGCGACCTCCACCGTGGTGGGGTTCACCGCGCGCAGCGTGATCCCCGGCGGCGCCTTGTAGTCGATCGGGTGGCTGTAGCCGAGCGCCAGCGTCAGCCCGAAGGGCTTGGTCTCGGCGCGGTAGCCCACGCCCACGATCTCCAGCGTCTTGGTGAAGCCCGCGGTCACGCCCTCGACCATGTTGGCCACCAGGGTGCGGCTGAGCCCGTGCAGCGCGCGGTGCTCCGGCTGGTCGCTCGGCCGCTCCACGCGGATCTCGCCGTCCTCGCGGCGCACGATCACGTCCCGGTGCAGCGTGCGCTGCAGCTCGCCCCTGGGGCCCTTCACCCGGACGGTGTTGCCGTCCACCTGCACGTCCACCCCCGCGGGGATGGCGATCGGCCTCTTCCCGATGCGCGACATCGTCAGCTCTCCTTACCACACGATGGCGAGCAGCTCGCCGCCGACCTTGGCGGCGCGGGCCTCGCGGTCGGTCATCACGCCGCGCGAGGTGGACAGCAGCGCCATCCCCAGCCCGTTGCGCACGCGCGGCACCTCCTCGACGCCCACGTACTTGCGCAGCCCCGGCTTGGAGACGCGGCGCAGCTCGCGGATGACGGGCTTGTCCTGGTAGTACTTCAGGTACAGCCTGAGCACCGGGTGCGGGCCGTCCTCCAGGACCTTGTAGTCGTGGATGTAGTGATTTTCCTTGAGAAGGCGGGCGATCTCCACCTTCAGCTTGCTGAGCGGCATGTCGACCCTCCGGTGGCGCGCCAGCTGCGCGTTGCGGATGCGGGTCAGCATGTCGGCGATCGGATCGGTCACCATGCTGGGTCTCTCCTAGAGTATCCGGCGGGGGTGCCGGACTTTCAGGAAGTGGAATTGTCTTAGGGGACAGGGTACAGGGGACAGGGGACAGCCTGCAACGGCGCTCCCAACGTCCTTCCGCTTTTCCTTCCCCACTACCTCCCGGCGGAGACTTCGGATTTCAGGCTCGGGGCTGACGCGCGGACGCATCCGCTCGCTGTCCCCTGTACCCTCTTCCCTGTCCCCTGCCGTTCCCTACCAGCTCGCCTTGCGCACCCCGGGGATCTCCCCCGAGAGCGCCATCTGCCGGAAGCAGACGCGGCAGAGCCCGAACTTGCGCAGGAAGGCCCGGGGGCGGCCGCAGCGGTTGCAGCGGTTGTGCACCCGGACGCCGAACTTCGGCTTGCGCTTCGACTTCTCGATCAGGGCCTTGCGTGCCATTTCGACTGTCGCCTGAGTGGTTGCGTTTCGACCGGAGCCGGTTCAGTACCCCGCCTCCGGAAACCGGTGCCCGGGAGTTTCGCCCGCCCGGGCACCGCCGTCCGTCTTACGCCGCCTGGACGATCACGGGGGACTCGCCGCGGAACGGCATCCCCAGCTCGCGCAGCAGCGCCAGCGCCTCGTCGTCCCGGGTGGTCGAGGTGACGAAGGTGATGTCCATCCCGTGGACCTTCTCCACCTTGTCGTAGTCGATCTCCGGGAAGATGAGCTGCTCCTTCACGCCCATGGTGTAGTTCCCGCGGCCGTCGAACGAGCGGGTCGGCACGCCGCGGAAGTCGCGGATGCGCGGCATGGCCACGTTGACCAGCCGGTCCAGGAACTCCCACATGCGGTCGCGCCGCAGCGTGACCGTCACGCCGACGGGCGAGCCCTCGCGCAGCGCGAAGTTCGAGATCGCCTTCTTGGCCTTGGTCACCACCGGCTTCTGGCCGGTGATGGCGCCGATCTCGGCGACCACGCCCTCGAGCAGCTTGGGGTTCTTGGGCGCCTCGCCCAGGCCCACGTTGACGGTGATCTTCTCCAGCCGGGGGATGCGCATCGGCGTGGTCCAGCCGAACTCCTGCTGGAGCTTCGCCCGCACCGTCTCCTCGTAGTAGCGCTGCAGCCGCGGCTTCTGCCGCGGGCCCGTCTCGGCGGCGGGCGCCTCTTCCTCGGCCGCCTTCTGCTTGTCCTTCTTCGCCATCGTCTCCTCGCTCCGTATCCCCGCGCGACTCAGGTCGAGCCCGGGAGGGCGGTCACGTTGTGAGTTCTTCTTTAGTCCTGAGTCCTTAGTCCTTTAGTGCTTAGTCCTGAGCGCCGAGTCTGAGCAGTTGCACTAAGGACTAAAAGACTAAGGACTAAGCACTTAACACTAGGCCTTCGGAATCACCTGCCCCGAGCGGGCCGAGACCCGCGCCCGCTTCCCGTCGGGGCCTACGCCAGAGCGCACCCGGGTGGGCTCGCCGCTCTTGGGGTCCAGGAGCATCACGTTCGAGGCGTGGATCGGGGCCTCGAACTCGATGATCCCGCCCTCGGGGGCGGCCGGCGAGGGCTTGCGGTGGCGCTTGCGCAGGTTCACGCCCTGCACCACCACGCGGCCCTTGTCGGGCTCCACGCGGATCACCGTCCCCTCGTGGCCCTTGTAGTTGCCGGAGATGACCTTCACGCGGTCGCCCCGGCGGATGTTCAGCCTGCTCATCAGATCACCTCCGGCGCCAGCGAGACGATCTTCATGTAGCGCTTGTCGCGCAGCTCGCGGGCGACGGGCCCGAAGATGCGCGTGGCGCGGGGCTCGCCCGCGTCGTTGATGATGACGGCCGCGTTCTCGTCGAACTTGATGTAGCTGCCGTCCTTGCGCCGGACCTCCTTGGTGGTGCGCACCACCACCGCCTTGGCCACGTCGCCCTTCTTCACGGTCCCGTCGGGGAGCGCGTCCTTGATGGCCACGATCACCTGGTCGCCCACCGAGGCGTAGCGGCGCTTGCTCCCGCCGAGCACGCGGATCACCAGCGCCTTCTTGGCGCCGGAGTTGTCCGCGATCCGGACGATCGATTCCTGCTGCAGCATGGTCTGCTCCTCTGGATAGCGCCGGCTCTAGCGGGCCCGCTCGATCAGCTCGGAGACACGCCACCGCTTGGTCTTCGACAGCGGCCGGGTCTCGGTGATGCGCACCACGTCGCCGGGGTGGTACTCGTTGTTCTCGTCGTGCGCGTGGTACTTCTTGGAGCGCGTCACCTGCTTTCCGTACAGCGGGTGCGCGTAGCGGCGCTCCACCTTCACCACCACGGTCTTGTCCATCTTGTCGGAGACCACGGTCCCCACGCGGGTCTTCCGCTGGCCGCGCTCCAGCTCGTTCTCGTTCTCGGCCATGTCAGCGGCTCCCCTGCTCCTGGTTCTGGCGCTCGCGCTGGATCGTCTTCAGCCGCGCGATGTCGCGGCGGATGTTGCGCAGCAGCATCGGGTTCTCCAGCTGCTGGGTCGCCGAGCGGAAGCGCAGCCGGAAGCGCTCCTCCTGGAGCTGCTCGATGCGCTCGGCGATCTCCTCGTCGGTCATCTCGCGGATCTCGGTGCCGTTCACGCCTCACCTCCCTCGGCGGGGGCCGCGTGGGCCTCGGCCCGCTCGCGCTCGACGATCTTGGCCTTCACCGGGAGCTTGGCGGCCGCCAGCTGCAGCGCCCGCCTGGCGATCTCGGGAGCGACGCCCTCCAGCTCGAACATGATCCGCCCGGGCCTGACCACGGCCACCCACCCCTCCGGGTTGCCCTTGCCCTTGCCCATGCGCACTTCCAGGGGCTTCTTGGTAATGGTCTTGTCCGGGAAGATCCGGATCCACACCTTGCCGCCGCGCTTGATGTGGCGCGTCATGGCGATACGGGCCGCCTCGATCGAGCGGTTGCTGATCCAGCCGGGCTCCAGCGCCTGCAGGCCGAAGTCGCCGAAGGCCACGTAGTTGCCCCGGGTGGCGGCGCCGCGCATGCGGCCCTTCATCTGCTTGCGGTACTTGACTCTCTTGGGAGCGAGCATCGTAGTGGTCCTCCGTTACCGGGCGTCGGTCGAGTAGGTGCGCCCGCGGCGGTTCTCGACGACCTCGCCCTTGAACACCCAGACCTTCACGCCGATCGTCCCGTAGGTCGTGCGCGCGGTCGACTGGGCGTAGTCGATGTCGGCCCGCAGCGTCTGCAGCGGGATGCGGCCCTCCTTGTACCCCTCGGTGCGGGCGATCTCGGCGCCGTTCAGGCGCCCGGCCACCTGCACCTTGATCCCCTCGGCGCCGGCGCGCATGGCGTTCTGCACCGCGCGCTTCATGGCGCGGCGGAAGCTGACGCGCTGCACCAGCTGGTGCGCGATGCTGTCGGCGATCAGCTGCGCGTCCACCTCGGGGCGCTTGACCTCCTCCACGTTGATCGCCACCTCGTTGCCGGGGCTGAGGCGCGCCAGCTCGTCGCGGAGCTTGTCGACCTCGGCGCCGCCCTTGCCGATCACCACGCCCGGGCGGGCGGTGTGCACGGTGACGATCGTCTTGCCGGGCTTCCTCTCGATCTCGATCTCCGAGATCGAGGCGTGGCCCAGGCGCTGGTGGAGGTATTTGCGGATCTTCTCGTCCTCGACGAGCTTCGCCGGGAAGTCGCGCTCGGCGAACCAGCGGGACTTCCAGGGGGCCACGATCCCCAGCCGGAACCCGCGCGGATGAGTCTTCTGTCCCACGGCGCTACTCCTTGGTGTCGACGACGATGGTGAGCTGGCTGGTCCGCTTCAGGATCGGGGTGGCGCGGCCCATGGCGCGGGGGCTGAAGCGCTTGAGCGTGGGCCCCTCGTTGACGTACGCCTCCCTGACCACCAGCTCGTCGGCGTCGACGTAGCCGCCCGCCGCGTCGGCGTGCTGGGTGGCGTTGGCGACGGCCGAGCGGAGCGTCTTCTCGATCGGGCGGGTGGCCGCCTTCTTCGAGAACTTCAGGATCGAGTACGCCTCGTTGACTCCCCGGCCGCGGATCAGGTCCAGGACCATCCGCATCTTGCGCGGGCTCATCCCGATGTTGCGGGCGATGGCGCGAGCCTTCATGGTCTTCTCCTCCATGCCCTAGCGCGCCTTGGCGCGCTTGTCGACGAGCTTGCCGCCGTGCCCCTTGAAGGTGCGCGTGGGGGCGAACTCGCCCAGCTTGTGCCCCACCATCTGCTCGGTGAGGTACACGGGGATGAACTTGTTGCCGTTGTGCACGGCCAGCGTGTGGCCGACGAACTCCGGGGTGATGGTGGAAGAGCGCGACCAGGTCTTCACGACCCGCTTCTCGTTCTTCTCGTTCATCGCCCGGATCTTCTTCTGGAGGCTCTCCTCGACGAAGGGCCCCTTCTTCAGGCTCCTGGGCATCGTTCGGTTCGTTCCTTCCTCGCTCTTAGCTCTCCCGGGCCTCGGTGCCGCGGGAGGGGTCCACGTGGCCCGGGTCTCAGGCCGGGACAGTGGTGGACGCGAACATCAAGTGCGTTAGTCCTTAGTGCTTAGTGCGTTAGTGAACTGCTAACACACTAAGGACTAAGCACTAAGGACTCAGCACTTACTTCGTGGCCTTGCCGCGCTTGCGGCCGCGCACGATCAGCTTGTTCGACGCCTTCTTGGCGTGGCGGGTCTTCACGCCCTCGGGCTTGCCCCACGGGGAGACCGGGGGCCGGCCGCCCGAGCTCTTCCCCTCGCCGCCGCCCAGCGGGTGGTCGACCGGGTTCATGGCCACGCCGCGCACCTTCGGCCGCTTGCCGCGCCAGCGGTTGGCGCCCGCCTTGCCGATCGACTGCTTCTCGTGGTCCACGTTGCCCACCTGGCCCACCGTGGCCATGCACTCCCGGCGCACCAGGCGCACCTCGGTGCTGGGCAGGCGCAGGGTGACGTAGTCGCCCTCCTTGGCCGCGATCTGCACGCCGGCGCCCGCCGAGCGGGCCAGCTGCGCGCCCTTGCCCGGCTTCAGCTCCACGTTGTGCACCGTGGTGCCCAGCGGGATCTCGGCCAGCGGGAGCGCGTTGCCGGGCTTGATGTCGGAGCCCGACCCGCTGGTGACGGTGTCGCCCACCTGCAGCCCGCGCGGGTGCAGGATGTAGCGGCGCTCGCCGTCCTCGTACACCAGGAGCGCCAGGTTGGCGGTGCGGTTCGGGTCGTACTCGATCCGCTCCACCTTCGCCGGCACGCCGGCCTTGTCCGAGCGCTTGAAGTCGACCTTGCGGTAGAGCTTCTTGTGGCCGCCGCCGATGTGGCGCGCGGTCACGTGACCGTGGTGGTTGCGGCCGCCGCTCTTGGACAGCTTCTCGGTCAGCGACTTCTCGGGGCGGCCCTTGTGGGTCACCTCGCCGAAGTCGCTGGTCTGCCGGAAGCGGGTGCCGGGAGTCACCGGCTTGAACTGCTTCGTCGGCATCTCACACCCCCTCGAAGAGCTCGATGCTGTCGCCCTCGGCGAGGGTGACCACTGCCTTCTTCCAGCTCGCCCGGCGGCCGGCGTGGCGGCCCATGCGCTTGGCCTTGCCGGCGTAGCGCATGGTGCGCACGTCCTTGACCTTCACGTCGAACTGCTTCTCGACCGCGCGGGCGATCTCGATCTTGTTGGCGTCCTTGGCCACCACGAAGGTGTAGGCGCCCAGCTCGTCCAGGACCCGGTGGCTCTTCTCGGTCACCAGCGGGCGGACGATCACCTCGTTGATGTTACGCATTGGCCACCTCCTCCTCGGGCACCGCGCCCTGGCGCACGCGCTCCAGCGCGGCCTGCTCGATCACCAGCCGGCGGGCCACCATCACGTCGTAGGCCGAGGCCTGCGCGAACGGCAGCACCTCGACGTTCGGGAGGTTGCGCGCCGACAGGTACACGTTCTCCTGCGACCCGTCGGTGAGCACCAGGACGCGCTTGGCGTCGGCGGCGCCGATCTTCTGGATCAGCTCGGCGAAGGGGCGCGTCTTCGGGCCCGCCAGGTCGAAGCGCTCCACCACGGCGATCTCGCCGTTCAGGGCCCGCTGGTTGAAGGCGGAGCGGCGCGCGAGCGCCTTCACCTTGCGCGGCACGTCCTGGTGGTAGTCGCGCGGGGAGGGCCCGAACACGATCCCGCCGCCCCGCCAGTGGGGGGCGCGGATCGAGCCCTGGCGCGCCCGGCCGGTGCCCTTCTGACGCCAGGCCTTGCGCTTGCCCCCGGAGACCTCGCCCCGGGTCTTGGTCGAGGCGGTCCCCTGGCGGCGGTTGGCCAGGTGCGCCTTCACGGTCTGGTGCAGGGCGGCCTCGTGGACGCGCCCGTCGAACAGCTCCTCGGGGAGCTGCACGTCGCCGGCCGGCTCGCCGGCGGCGCTGTAGAGCTTCGCGGTCAGCATCCGGGCCTCACTGCTTCTGGATGAACACGACGCCGTTGATCGGGCCCGGCACCGCGCCGCGCACGTACAGCAGGTTGCGCTCGCGGTCGACCTTGGCCACCAGCAGGTTGCGCACGGTCTGCTGCTCGGCCCCCATGTGGCCGGGCATGCGCTTGCCCTTGATCACGCGGCTCGGGTTGGTGCCCGCCCCGATGGAGCCGGGGGCGCGGTGGATGCGGGTGGCGCCGTGGCTGGCGCGCCCGCCGCCGAAGCCGTGGCGCTTCATCACGCCCTGGAAGCCGCGCCCCTTGGTGACGCCCGTCACCTTCACGCGGCCGCCGCGCTCGAACCCCTCCACGGTCACCCGGGCGCCCACCTCGGGCGCCTGGTCGGCCTCGAAGCGGAACTCCTTCAGCACCGCCGGCGCGGCCTCCAGGCCGGCCTTCACCGCGTGGCCCTTCTCGGCCTTGCTGGCGCGGCGCTCCTTCTGCTCGCCGAACCCGAGCTGGACGGCCGAGTAGCCCTCCTTCTCCCGGGTGCGGACCTGC from Longimicrobium sp. includes these protein-coding regions:
- the rplB gene encoding 50S ribosomal protein L2; the encoded protein is MPTKQFKPVTPGTRFRQTSDFGEVTHKGRPEKSLTEKLSKSGGRNHHGHVTARHIGGGHKKLYRKVDFKRSDKAGVPAKVERIEYDPNRTANLALLVYEDGERRYILHPRGLQVGDTVTSGSGSDIKPGNALPLAEIPLGTTVHNVELKPGKGAQLARSAGAGVQIAAKEGDYVTLRLPSTEVRLVRRECMATVGQVGNVDHEKQSIGKAGANRWRGKRPKVRGVAMNPVDHPLGGGEGKSSGGRPPVSPWGKPEGVKTRHAKKASNKLIVRGRKRGKATK
- the rplV gene encoding 50S ribosomal protein L22 — encoded protein: MKARAIARNIGMSPRKMRMVLDLIRGRGVNEAYSILKFSKKAATRPIEKTLRSAVANATQHADAAGGYVDADELVVREAYVNEGPTLKRFSPRAMGRATPILKRTSQLTIVVDTKE
- the rplW gene encoding 50S ribosomal protein L23, with the translated sequence MRNINEVIVRPLVTEKSHRVLDELGAYTFVVAKDANKIEIARAVEKQFDVKVKDVRTMRYAGKAKRMGRHAGRRASWKKAVVTLAEGDSIELFEGV
- the rplC gene encoding 50S ribosomal protein L3 is translated as MSGIIGRKLGMTQIFDESGAVVPVTVIEAGPCPVVQVRTREKEGYSAVQLGFGEQKERRASKAEKGHAVKAGLEAAPAVLKEFRFEADQAPEVGARVTVEGFERGGRVKVTGVTKGRGFQGVMKRHGFGGGRASHGATRIHRAPGSIGAGTNPSRVIKGKRMPGHMGAEQQTVRNLLVAKVDRERNLLYVRGAVPGPINGVVFIQKQ
- the rpsS gene encoding 30S ribosomal protein S19, giving the protein MPRSLKKGPFVEESLQKKIRAMNEKNEKRVVKTWSRSSTITPEFVGHTLAVHNGNKFIPVYLTEQMVGHKLGEFAPTRTFKGHGGKLVDKRAKAR
- the rplD gene encoding 50S ribosomal protein L4, which encodes MLTAKLYSAAGEPAGDVQLPEELFDGRVHEAALHQTVKAHLANRRQGTASTKTRGEVSGGKRKAWRQKGTGRARQGSIRAPHWRGGGIVFGPSPRDYHQDVPRKVKALARRSAFNQRALNGEIAVVERFDLAGPKTRPFAELIQKIGAADAKRVLVLTDGSQENVYLSARNLPNVEVLPFAQASAYDVMVARRLVIEQAALERVRQGAVPEEEVANA